The DNA region TCAGTGCCCTTCACACCGAGCTGAGCAAAGTTGGGGCTAGACTCAGAGCCCTTGATTGGGAAGGCTTGGGCTTGAGCTGCAGGCTCATCCAACAAAGGTAGATTGAGCTCTCCACTCCATTATGGAGATACAAATAGATGGGGAGGGACGCTGGGTCTCTCTGGCAGCGGTACATAGAGGGCCTCTCATCTTGACTTAGGGACTTCAGCCATCTGCCTCACGTGATCCATAACCAAAGAAGAGATGTGCTTGACCCAGCAGAGGGGTCACCCTGGGTCTGCTGACCAGGTTCTTCCTCCACTCTGTTCCTGTGACTTGGATGTTCAGTTCATGTAGGTGTTTGGGGATCAGGCTCAAGTATATTCAGGGACTCAGGAAGTAACTTAACAAACTTCATCTTCCCAGGAGCCAATCCCAGTTCCTCCAGTCTCTGTCAGGTCCTGGTAATGGTCTCTAGGGCTGGAATTTAGCTGGGCTGCTCAGAGAGGATGGGCCTCTgcagaaccccagcccctcctcactaGGAGCCAGAAGAGACGTAAAACTACATAGGAGTCTATCCACGTGTCACCAACGCCCcatgtacagatgaggaaactgaggacccTAGGCTGCAACCTGCCCAGGGTCACATGTCCTTGAGGCATTCTGGGACACTTTTGGAGGACAGGATGATCCAACTACAAGGATGGGGACCTGCCAACCCTTGATACATTCGTTCATCTATCCAGTAGTGCTGGGCACCACCTAAGAGGGGACAAGGCAGAGGAGGAATTCCTCTCCTCCTAGAGCAGACATAACAACAGCAAACAAACCCGCGAGCCAAACGTGTGGCCAAGGGGTCATGAGAAGCACTGAGACCAGACAACTGAGCCGGGAGGACGACCTGAAGTGCTGGGAGGGGGGGTGGAAGGGTGGAGATGAGTGAGGAGGTGGGTAGGGTTTGTGTGAGGCTTCGCAAAGAGTGATAGGAGTCTGCCTTTTTCTCCTTAGGAGGTGGGAGCCCTGGAAGGGTTTGGAAGAAGAGGAGTGGGAAGACTTACTGCACTCCCTATGGAGGAGATCCTGTGAGGATAGGAAGGCCAGGCAGGAAGCCACTTGAGTCACCTGGACAAGAGGCAGTGGTGGCTCAGAGCAGGGTGGCAGCTGTGGAGGGGCTGAGTGTGGGgtgtggaagaaagagaaaggtcaGGGATGACACAAGGTTGGGGTGTGAGCAGTTGGGAGGATGGTTTGTGATGGATTGATTGATCAGGGAAGATGAGGAGAAGAGCAGGTTCAAGGAAAGGGGACACAAAAGTCAGGAAATGCTGTTTTGAACATGTCAAGTGTGAGACGCCTATTTGTTTGGTACACAGGCTGAGTTTGGTAAAACGGTGCATGGTAGGGATATGAATTTGGGATTTGCCAACAGAAGCCAGGGGGCTGGATGAGATCACCAAGGGAATGATCAAGGCCACTCAGTGTTTAGAAGTCAGACAAGAAAAGGGACCAACAAGAAAGAGCTACCAGCCAGGTACAAGGATCAGGAGGTGGAGTAAAAAGAGGGTGATCACTCCGTCACAGGCCACTGAGGAGTCAAGTAAGATGTGGGCTAGGGCTTGACTGATGGATTCGGCAATGTGGAGCTCACTGGGGACCATGACAAGACTCAGCCTGGAGGCGGGGCACAGGCAACATTTCCTAAGCCAGGCAGGAGGCACTGAGGTAGGCAGAGGCTCTATGCTCTGCTCATCCCTTCTCTCCACAGGAAAATGGGTTAGGCTGGAGGTGCCTGCCAGCAAATTAGTGATTCTAGTCACGTCCTAGATGTCCCCACTCACTGCCTTGGGGTACTACCAGGGCCTCAGTGGGAGCATCTGTCATTCCAGGGAGGTACCTGACACATGCTTACTGTGAGGACACAAGGACATTTGTGTACTTGGGGGACATGCTTCACCCAGGTCTCAGTAGAGTTCTGGCTGCTCACGCCAGGGTGTTGGGAGTCCATGGGACTCAGGTCTCCCAGGGAAAGGCTAAGTGTCTTGGGTGGGGTCTCCAAGGTAGATGACAGAGCGGGATCCATAAGCCATTTCCATGGTCTTTCAGACAGGGTCAAACATGCCAGCCCTTCCTGGCCATTCTCCTGGCACCATGACAGTGGAGCAGGGTTCAGGTTCTAGAGCCAATGGAAGCATCCTGTGGGTAGTGTTGACCTGGAGAGAGGGCTGCCCAAGAGTGGGATGTTCTGCCTTGAGCAGAGTGTTTCCTTGGGCCCAATACAGATGTGCCAGGTGCATCCTCTCTGCCAAAGTCAGGGTCAGACTAGAGCTCTCTGCTGTCCGCTAGTCCAGTGGCCCCACCTGGAaactggggaaactgagtctcagaaggGCAGTACTGATCTGAGGTCATGTGGCTGACTCCTCCATGTTTCTAGGGATAAGGTTACAGCCAGTGTCCTGTCCTGGCTTgacttccccacccctccccaaatCCGACTGTCTATTCCCACAACACACACCCCACGGGCAGGCGGCTCCTTCTACCAACCAGacctccatggcccactcctgcGACCTCCGCAGTCTGCTGCTGCCTCCCAGAAATAGGTCAGCACGCACAGCAGCACCCGCAGGGAACAATGGCCCTTTCTTCATTCCTCCAAGGAGCTGGGTAAGCCCCATCAGGCCAAACATCTTAATGTGATAAAAAACCACCCAGGAAAGGCTCAAGGAAGAAGGGCGGGAGGAGGAGACTCAAGGGAGGCCTGCTAGCCGGGGAAACTTGCATCTGACCTCTTGCCTGGCCTAGCAGCCTGCTGGGAGGACCTACAGGGACCAGGTGTCCCATCAGGTAGAGAGGAACATGGAGGCCTCAGGACCAGCATCCCTCTGGTTGTCGATCAGATACCCAACAAGATGCTCAGCAGTATCTCTTGGCCCATCTGACTTCCTCTTAGGCCAAGTTCCTGCTTCTCTTTTTTCCTGAAGAGTAGGATTCCTCAAGGGCTGGACTTGTCCACTGCTGTTGCCCTCATTGGGCAGATCTGCTGGGCCTGAACACAGGGTCTAAGGAAGGAGATCTGAGCAAGGAGGCCTGAGCTCATCACCAACACCAGGAGGAGCTCGGCAGGCCCTTGGGTGACAGTCCATGTAGCTCCAGCAGTTCCTCCTCTATTCGAGCACCCGAGGGCtcccagccctgtcctcagcatcctccttcctcctgatCCTCTGCCACTCATCAAGCCCACCCTGAGCATGAGCCTTCAGGCCCACAGGGAGAGGCCCTTGAGGACCTCAGAGACACTGGTTTGCTCAGATGGTCCTTTGAGCCACAGGGGAAGAAGTATTGAATGGTAGCCCGAAGCCACATGTCCAAAACAATCGTGGTCCTCCCTGCCACCACCGCTACCCACCCCCAGAAACCAGCATCTGAGCCCCAGCCACTTGGCACCTGAATAATGCTCTGCCTTTTTCAGACCCCAGCTCCGGAAGGTGAGGTACAAGGTGTGGCTCCCCCAAGGATGAGATCTGTGAGGCTCAGCCAGGCTGAGCTATGTACAGGGGTGGGGTCTCCACGGGGTGGGTGGCTCAGGGCCCTGGATGCCCCCAGCTCCAACATCCCCGGCTCCTTTCGAGGCCACCCAGCCCCCGCTGGCTTCCAACCTCACTGGCTTTTGGCAAATCCTGCTCCGCCAGGTCCTGAGAACTGCTGCCGGATGGAGCCAACTCAAAGGCCCTTTGGAAAACCCACAGcccacccaggcccagggcccATCGCGGTGGGTGCAGGAGGTGGCCCCTCTCCCCTGTCCCCCAGAAGCAGATCAAGGGCGCAGCTTACCTCGGGGGCTTGAGGCACAGGAATTATTTCGTCCTTATCTGGATGTATTTAGGGCTCCTGGGATGTGACCAGAAAACCAAATGGGGCTCTCGTGGCCGTCCAGACTAGAAATCTGTGTCGACCGGGGACGGGGGTGAGGGGTAGCACCGTGGACAAGGAGTGAATGCAGATTGGAGGCCTCAGCTGTGTCCTCGTCCAGCCCCGCCTATGGGTTTGGCAGGTGGAGCGGGCAGATTCAGCCTTGATGGATGTGTGACCCCCTCCCTGGCCCCACCAGGTGGGAGTGATCCTTATCCAGGGGCGCTGAGCCCCAGGTCTCACCAGGGCTGTTTCTGTCCATGTGGCCTGTGGGTCTGGGGCTCTTTCCTCTTGGGCAGACCCGAGTGCAGATCTCTAATGAAGCTACCTGATTCATTGGCAGGATGGTGAGATCCACGTGAGCAGCCAGAGCCCTACTCCTTTCTAATTGCCAGGGAGCTCAGGGCTGAACAGAGGCTGAGTCTCACTCACCCTGGGAGTCTGCTGTGCAGGCCAcagctcatctctgaacatttccCACTGTTTCGGGAAGCAGAGGGGCACATCTCGTTTCCACTCCCAGACATCTGGAGGCCACGGGAGCAGCCCCCTCTGCCCACATCCTTCGAAGACCCAGAAGGATGAGTCTTTGGCCCCAGCACAGGTCAGGCCTTCCAGAACTGTGGCAGATTCCATTTGCATGGGATCTCAGGAGCTTGCAACTCCTTCACTCCTCCTCAGAGACccccaggaggggagggagggctgaGTGGGGCCTGGTGCCCTCACTTCACAGACAAGGAAATTAGTCCTTCATGTCAAGGTCTGGATGCCACTCTGGGCATCGGGCTGTGTAGTCGCCCATCAGTTTACTCAGCACATGCCTTCTGAGCACCTGCAGGGCGTGGGGCCGTGGGGTGATAAGGCAAGGCAGAGTGGGTGActgctgaggagggaggagctacgcacagggccacacagggacacGCGACACATCTGGCAACAGCTGTAAATGAGCTGGGGGCCTCGCGTGGTGTGCCTCCCTAAGCCCTCATCACAACCCTGTTTTACAGGTAGGACCAAGGAGGTCAGCAGGAGGACCTTCCCACCTGAGCAGGGAGCAGGCCCAGGCCTTCCGAGCCCAGCTGGGTTTCACATTGTGTAATCCGGGGCAGACCCAAGGGGAATGGCAGGCAGCCTGTGTACAGACCCCAGACTGGGCTGCCATGGCCTGACCCACCCCTGCCCTGACAACTCCTGGCCCTGAAGATGCACCAGTTGCTCTGCCTCACCCCACTGGCCCTTGCCCAGAACTGGAAACATGTGAACAGATCCAAGAAACCAGGTCTCTTCAGAGTCTATGTCCACAGCCTGGGTTCGAGGTCAAGGAGGGGCTCCCTGATAGGGAAAAGGGAAACAGAAGCTACAGAAACCTAGAGTGAGGCTGTGAGGTGGGCAGAGGACCCCGCACCTGGTTCAGGCAAGGAGGGCTCTATGCAGCAGGTTGAAAGGAGGACAGATGGCCGGAGGCTGGCATGACAAGACTGGGGACCTGAGCTAGAGGGGGTCCATGTGGAGATGCACAGGAGTGGCCACCCTGTCGTGGTTCAGGTGTGGGGCCCCTCCCTTTGCTGACTCCCTCTCCTGCAGGAGTAGGAGAGTGGACAGAAACTCAGGACCTGTCTCTGGCTGGCTGGACAAGGTGCCATTTCCCATGCCAGGGACTGAGCAGGAGGCTGATGATGAACCCGGAATGGGCCTTGCTGGGTTCGAGGGGCCCAGTGGCATCCACACGTctccagcaccccccaccccactcctcctCCAGGGAGCACCCAGGCTTCCTTCCTCAATGCAGTATCCGGACTCCCATAGAGAAGGCTGGGCTGCTAAAGGGGGGTCCCAGGTCTGATGCCCCCCATCTCTCCCCTACAGGGAACATCATTGGCTCTGGCATCTTCATCTCACCCAAGGGTGTCCTTGAGCACTCGGGCTCCGTGGGTCTGGCCCTCTTCGTCTGGGTCCTGGGTGGGGGCGTGACAGCTCTGGGCTCTCTCTGCTATGCAGAGCTGGGAGTTGCCATCCCCAAGTCCGGCGGGGACTACGCCTACGTCACAGAGATCTTCGGGGGCCTGGCTGGGTGAGTGCGGGGCTCTGGTGGGGTCGGGGACAGTTTCTCTGAAATAGGACGGCTCTCGAaccctgggcctcagtctcctcttcTACTTCCCATATTACAGGAAAGTGGATGGAAAGAAGGGGCGAGGGTGTCTGGTAGCCTTCTGAGGCCAAGGTGGGTGGCACCTATGCTTACCCCACTCCATGGGTGTCTGCTGACCCCTTGACCTCTCTGTGTCTCCGTTTAAATAGAGATTCCCCTAAGTCCCACTGCTTAGGAGGGAGGAACCCTTTACTATCTGAAACCTTTAGACAATGCTGGTACCCAGGCCAGGAGGGCTTTGATTTTAGTAAATCCATCTGCTCCATGAGGAGAGGGAGAAGCATGAtatcctcctcctcccagacccTGCCACGGGTCCCCCTCACACAGCTTCCTGACATTCTTTATTCATCCATGAACATTTGCTGAGCACCTGCTTtgagttaagggctggggatgctgcaaTAAACAGTTCTGTTCCTCTCCTCAAATTGCTCACAAAGCAGAGACGAACAGCCCCTCGAATGTGACATGACCCAGAGGACCCTTGCTTCGAAGGTGTGGGCAAGAGGCAGCAGCCACCGAACAGAGAACAGGGTGCATGTCCCCCAGGGAAGGCTCCCAGGAAAATCCACATTTGCACCAAGCCTAGGAAGGCTAGAGTCTTTCTAGGCTTCCTGGCCTAGGAGGAGGGCATTTGGTGGGAGCAAGCACAGAGGGCCTGGTGGCCTGGCCAGTGCAGACTGTCTGCTGTAGCTAGAGGTGAGATCAGGTCCCTGACAGGCACCAGGGCTTGAAGGAGATGGGGGCTTGGAGTTGTTGCAATTGTCCAGAGTCCTGCCAAGGATCTTAAAGGTACAGGcagatacaaaaataatttagaagcCTAATTCAGGAGGACTGGTAAGATCAGGTGTATACAGCAGGTTGATAACCATTGTCCCGCTTGAGAGGCTTCATAGATGATGGTCcctgggatggggaggggagatcAGTGTGGGGATTCTCAAGTTGCAGTGGTGTGTGTGGCATGTGCAGGGGGGTGAGGTCTTGGATGGAGGATCTGGAGCTCATAGGAAGGGTCCAGGCTGAAGTTACAAAGTTTGATTCTGAATGACTTGGGCCAGAAGTTCTGAACTTGGCAACTCTGCATGAAACCCTGGCAGGGCATGCACACCCCTGTGGATGTGTCTGTGACTATTCATCTTTCAGGGAGAAGGTTCTCAAAGGGCTGGGactcaaagaaatagaagaatcaCTTTGTGGCCCTGGAGAGAAcaccgagagagagagaaaagggtcaGGACCCATAGTCACCCAGCATGGAGGAGAGTTTAGAGGGGACATCCAGCAAGGAAGGACTATCAAGCTAGAATGTCCCAGAAGCGGAGGAGGGAGGGCTGTGCCAAGAAAGGGTAGGAGAGCTTAGTGACCCAGGAGTTCTGGTGTTCCTGATAAGGTACTCCCCATCCTCAAGGGTAGACCAGGTCCTAGGATCTAGGACCTAGAACACCAAGGCAGACCTTCCCATGGGAGTAGGCAGAGACCCTGGGAACAGAGCCCCCAGCCCACCCTGCGCCCCCTGCAGAGGTGAGATTCTAGTAAGAGAGACATAAATCATGATTCCCCACtaccagccccccccccacacacacaggcagGGCCCCTTTCAGGGTCCACTTCCCACAGACCAAAGGTCCTGGAGAGGCTGTGCCACCCTGGCCTTTGCTCCTTCCAGATTCCTGCTGCTCTGGAGTGCCGTCCTCATCATGTACCCCACCAGCCTGGCTGTCATCTCCATGACCTTCTCCAACTACGTGCTGCAACCTGTGTTCCCCAACTGCATCCCCCCAGCTACGGCCTCTCGTGTGCTCTCCATGGCCTGCCTGAGTGAGTGGCCCCCTGAGgagcctctgtccccagagcaGCTGACTGCCCCACACCCCATGCTGCTCTCTGCTCTGGGTGCAGGGACAGACAGATGGGATCTCCCAGCTGTCAGCTCCCTCCAGTGTCATCTTGAGAACCATGTTCTTGCATTCTGGCTGCTGCCTGGGCTGGACCTGCCTGTGGTCCACACGGAGCCACAGGtcctccctgcttccctccccAGTGCTCCTGACGTGGGTGAACGGCTCCAGTGTGCGCTGGGCCACACGCATCCAGGACATCTTCACGGGTGGGAAGCTGCTGGCCCTGTCCCTCATCATTGGCATTGGCTTTGTCCAGATCTTCCAAGGTAGGGCCAGGGTGTGGGTGTGGGCAGGGATGGGGGGACCATGCTGATCCCTGATGTCTGGACCCTCAGGACATTTCGAGGAACTGAGGCCCAGCAATGCCTTCACCTTCTGGATGACGCCCTCTGTGGGTCACCTGGCCCTGGCCTTTCTCCAGGGCTCCTTTGCCTTCAGCGGCTGGAACTTCCTCAACTATGTCACCGAGGAGCTGGTTGACCCTCGCAAGTGAGTGAGGCATCTGGCCAGCTAATGGGAGGGGTAGGTCCAGCTAATGGGAGAAGCAGCCTGTCTGCACAGATCTGCTGTTACCTGTGGCTCGGACTGGTCATCTGCTGCCCCGTAGGAACAGTCCTGGAAAGAAAGCCAGGACACTGTGTTCTAGCCTGGTCCCATTCTGTGTGGCTGTGGATGCATCAGAGCCCCTTGCTGGGCTTCAGAAAGACAGAGTATCATCGTCCTGCTTTAAATAGATCCAGTGATTTGCATTTGGCCCAAAattacacatatgcacacaacaTGGTGCCTACAAATGAAGCCAATGACTCTATTTGATACTCAGCCAGGGATCTTTGGGCTGAGACAAATAGAGAATCCCCGGGGGGACCCTAGACCTGCAGACTGGGCTTTAGGGGAACTCATGGGATGGTCCAGGCAAATATTGGCTATATTCAGTTTTCTCCTTATGTGCAAATGTTAGTGAGACCCCACCCTCAGGACGGGACATGGCTTCCTCCTTCATCTGCTCTTTCTCCTCCCAACCTGTGGTCAGAGAGGAGTGGAAGGAAAGGTAGTCAGCAATGTCCTAAGTTACAGTGCTGTCCCCACTCCTGCCCCAACACCCCCAGTGGACCCAGGAGATGAGACTTAATGCTGCTCCTGTTGCTGGGTCCCTTGGCCCCCACCTGGGCCCCAGATGTCCCCCACCAGGGACTGACACTGACTCCCTCCACTGACGCCTCCAGGAACCTACCTCGTGCCATCTTCATCTCTATCCCTCTGGTGACCTTCGTGTACACATTCACCAACGTGGCCTACTTCACCGCCATGTCACCCCAAGAGCTGCTGTCTTCTAACGCAGTGGCTGTGGTGAGTGGGGGCACCTGCctgatccccagccctgccccaccctaCCCCAGCCTCATGTGCTGCCTCTCTTCTGTGCCCACTCAGACCTTCGGGGAGAAGCTGCTGGGCTACTTTTCATGGGTCATGCCCGTCTCCGTGGCTCTTTCCACTTTTGGAGGGATCAATGGCTACCTGTTCACCTCCTCCAGGTGACTAGGCTGGGGAGGGGGTTGTCATGGTGAGGCAAGGCAGGTGCCTTGATGTCTGTGAACCGTGCTGGGGACTACTGGAAAGGAAAGCTGAGATGATGACCTGCCAGTTACAAATGTGTGATCCCAACCCTAAGGCAAAGCCAGCAAGAAAGAAGCAGGCTAGCTGAGGGTGAGAGCTGCCCGGTTGGGGCTGCTAGGGCCTGAAGTGAGTCAGAGGTGACAGCTTGAGGGGGACATCAGAGCTGAGATCGGGGATCTAGCTGGTAGGaaagtgctgaggctgggctgACAGCCCCTACCTATTCTGTTCCCACCCCCAGGCTGTGCTTCTCTGGAGCCCGAGAGGGGCACTTGCCGAGCCTGCTAGCAATGATCCATGTCAGACGCTGCACCCCTATCCCTGCCCTCCTTGTCTGTGTAAGTTGGGGGACCCAGGCCAGGCAGCATGTGGAGCCAGGGCCACCCAGCAATGGGGGATTTCTGGACAATGCCAGGGATGGCCATGGTGGACAGCCCATGGAgaatggggatggggtggggattCATGCCACCTCCCGGCCAGAgtgggagaggccagggcagccgGGGAGGGCAGAAGGCAGGTGGGAGGCCAGCTGTCAGCCTCAGGTCCTCTCCCAGTGCGGGGCCACCGCGGTGATCATGCTTGTGGGAGACACGTACACACTCATCAACTACGTGTCCTTCATCAACTACCTCTGCTACGGCGTCACCATCCTGGGCCTGCTTGTTCTGCGCTGGAGGCGGCCAGCACTCCACAGGCCCATCAAGGTGAGGCCCAGGAGAGAAAAGGTAGGCCGATGTGCCAGAAACTGTCAGGGCCATCCTTTCGTCTGAGCTGGGCACCAGGGACAGGGCCAATGACCACAGTGACAGTGACTACACCTTTTGCAGAAGGCTGGGCTTTCTAAGCACTGAAATATCTGCTCCTCCTAACGACCCCACGAGGAGAGTTCTTTGAATACTCCAAGTCTACAGATAGGGAAAATGAGGCTAAGGAACctactcaaggtcacacagcatcCGCCATCCCATGTGAAAGCAAAAGACAGTAAACCAAGCTAAAAGTAAAAGCCCTCCATTTGCACACAAAGCAAATTGGCGAAGTGCTCAGTGCCTGAAATgtgaacacccccccccccccccccgcaaaataGTTGGACTCCAGCCAAGTGCAAGCAAAAGAAATCCACACACAACAGCTGTGTTGAGGTCAGGGTGGCTGAAAGTGACCAAGGCTCAACAGTTTGGCCAACTGGTCAACCCATGTATTGGCTTCCAGCACAAGGGGCTGCTGGCCAGAGGGGGGACCTCTCAGGCCCCAGCTCCCAGGACAGGAAAGAAAGCTTCAGAGCGGGGGGTTGGGTGTAGGGCAGGAGAGCCACCGGGGATCTTGCACCATCTGCAGTCTCGTCCGTCCTTCCGCAGGTGAACCTGCTGGTCCCCGTGGCGTACCTGGTATTCTGGGCATTCCTGCTGGTCTTCAGCTTCATCTCGGAGCCCATGGTCTGTGGGGTTGGCGTCATCATCATCCTCACAGGGGTGCCCATTTTCTTCCTGGGAGTGTTCTGGAGGAGGAAACCAAAGTGTGTACACAGACTCACAGGTGAGCCGGCGGCCTTGCTGAGTGTCCAGGGCTTGGAGAGGGACCCTCTGGGGATCCCGATCCAGAACAGGGTCTCCCAGACGCTCATCTGGTAACAGAGGGTCCAGCCCCTTCCACATGTCTCCCCAAGATGTGGCCAAAGAGGGAGAAGCGCCCCAAAGACCCCTGCCCAGGGGAGGTGTCCAGAGGTGGGGTCACCCCTTGTCCCAAAGGATCAGATCCCAAGGTCCATCTGCCCCTCTGTCTGTCCTCAGAGTCCATGACACGCTGGGGCCAGGAGTTGTGTTTCGTGGTTTACCCCCAGTGCTCccccgaggaggaggaggaaaatggcCCCTACCAGACCTTCCCACTGCCGGCCACGGACAAGCCCTTAAAGACACAATGAGACATTGGTAGAGACTGAAGCAGCTGTTTCTGTTTACATGTTGTTTATTGAGGAGGTGTTTttgcaaaaacttttttttttttccggaaaGAAGAGATATGACTCTTAGAGGCCTATTGTAAGGAAGCCCAGACAAGGTGGACGGGGGTTTCCTGTCTTAGCACTGCCCTGCTAGCTTTTTCTGAAAAGGCCTACAAATAAACAGGGCTGGTTGTTCGCTTGTGCTCAGGGGAGTCCCTGGTGGACCCTGATGGGGGCAGGTGGTGGCATACCTCCCCGGGGGGCACGCACATTGCTAGTTGGGAAGATGCCACGGCAGACCCTGGAGGAGATGCCACTGAGGAGGCTCTTAGTCTCTGAGGGTCTTGATGCTTGACCTAGGGCTGGCTCAGTGAAGCCCAGAACCAACCTGCCTAAGAGGGACAGTGAGAGAAAGCTGCTCCATCTGCCCCTTCCCTGGATCACCCCATGCCAACCTCAGGGGAGCCTGGGGATTCCTGGCCAGGATCATCTTTCTTCTCCTAAGTCACCAGAGTGAATGTTGGGACTTGAGTGCACACAGCCTCGCCCTGGTctacaggtgg from Urocitellus parryii isolate mUroPar1 chromosome 15, mUroPar1.hap1, whole genome shotgun sequence includes:
- the Slc7a10 gene encoding asc-type amino acid transporter 1, giving the protein MTGHIQQPSGRGNPGPAPSPSPGPGPGPGASERVALKKEIGLVSACTIIVGNIIGSGIFISPKGVLEHSGSVGLALFVWVLGGGVTALGSLCYAELGVAIPKSGGDYAYVTEIFGGLAGFLLLWSAVLIMYPTSLAVISMTFSNYVLQPVFPNCIPPATASRVLSMACLMLLTWVNGSSVRWATRIQDIFTGGKLLALSLIIGIGFVQIFQGHFEELRPSNAFTFWMTPSVGHLALAFLQGSFAFSGWNFLNYVTEELVDPRKNLPRAIFISIPLVTFVYTFTNVAYFTAMSPQELLSSNAVAVTFGEKLLGYFSWVMPVSVALSTFGGINGYLFTSSRLCFSGAREGHLPSLLAMIHVRRCTPIPALLVCCGATAVIMLVGDTYTLINYVSFINYLCYGVTILGLLVLRWRRPALHRPIKVNLLVPVAYLVFWAFLLVFSFISEPMVCGVGVIIILTGVPIFFLGVFWRRKPKCVHRLTESMTRWGQELCFVVYPQCSPEEEEENGPYQTFPLPATDKPLKTQ